In a genomic window of Deinococcus sp. AB2017081:
- a CDS encoding ArsB/NhaD family transporter, translating to MTDPHAADHPTLLDTLGVTLSDTTMTAVAIALFVLTYALILMEKFVHRTVAALLGACAVMIVGLLSPDQAWGSIDFNTIFLLFGMMNIVNVLSRSGFFDLVARRAMLYTRGEPVRVLWTFSVLTAVFSAFLDNVTTVLFMAPVVVTVVTRLGLKPIPYLIAVILASNTGGTATLVGDPPNIIIGSVAGKGFGDFLVNVAPYAVVATIVGIALMHVLMRWRGHLNAAGSTERLQQVLADPTPVRTNPKLMRQALAVFAVTLLLFMVGHPIGLEAGLVALTTSTFLLLIADLSPVELFEQVEWATLLFFMGLFIVVGALEHVGVFGRVATALTTAIDGDIGLGILLVGVSSAIISGFVDNIPFTISMASVLRELQGTLGTAMDPLWWALSLGACLGGNLTLIGASANIVVSDIAAREGHPLSFGRFMTYATPIAVVTTTLALGLYYVVFTLTGAGG from the coding sequence ATGACTGACCCCCACGCCGCCGACCATCCCACCCTCCTCGACACCCTGGGCGTGACCCTGAGCGACACCACCATGACGGCCGTCGCCATCGCCCTGTTCGTGCTGACCTACGCCCTGATCCTGATGGAGAAATTCGTCCACCGCACGGTGGCGGCCCTGCTGGGCGCCTGCGCCGTGATGATCGTCGGGCTGCTCTCGCCCGATCAGGCGTGGGGCAGCATCGACTTCAACACCATCTTTCTGCTGTTCGGCATGATGAACATCGTCAATGTCCTCAGCAGGAGCGGCTTTTTCGATCTGGTCGCCCGCCGGGCCATGCTCTATACCCGGGGCGAACCGGTCCGGGTGCTGTGGACGTTCAGCGTGCTGACCGCGGTGTTCAGTGCCTTCCTCGACAACGTGACCACCGTGCTGTTCATGGCCCCGGTGGTGGTCACCGTGGTGACCCGGCTGGGCCTCAAGCCCATTCCGTATCTGATTGCCGTCATCCTGGCGAGCAACACGGGCGGGACGGCCACGCTGGTGGGGGATCCCCCCAACATCATCATCGGCTCCGTGGCCGGGAAGGGCTTCGGGGACTTTCTGGTCAATGTGGCCCCCTACGCGGTGGTGGCGACCATCGTCGGCATCGCCCTGATGCACGTCCTGATGCGCTGGCGGGGCCACCTGAACGCGGCGGGCTCGACCGAGCGGCTGCAGCAGGTGCTGGCCGATCCCACACCGGTCAGGACGAATCCGAAACTGATGCGTCAGGCCCTGGCCGTGTTCGCCGTGACGCTGCTGCTGTTCATGGTCGGGCATCCCATCGGACTGGAGGCGGGGCTGGTCGCGCTCACCACCAGCACCTTCCTGCTTCTGATTGCCGATCTGTCCCCCGTGGAGCTGTTCGAGCAGGTGGAATGGGCCACGCTGCTGTTCTTCATGGGCCTGTTCATCGTGGTGGGGGCCCTGGAGCACGTGGGGGTCTTCGGGCGCGTGGCCACCGCCCTGACCACCGCCATCGACGGCGATATCGGGCTGGGCATCCTGCTGGTGGGCGTTTCCAGCGCCATCATCAGCGGGTTCGTCGACAACATTCCCTTTACCATCAGCATGGCGAGTGTGCTCAGGGAACTGCAGGGCACCCTGGGAACGGCCATGGATCCGCTGTGGTGGGCCCTGAGTCTCGGGGCCTGTCTGGGCGGCAATCTCACCCTGATCGGTGCGTCGGCCAACATCGTGGTCTCGGACATTGCCGCGCGGGAGGGCCATCCCCTGAGCTTCGGCCGCTTCATGACGTATGCCACGCCGATTGCCGTGGTGACCACCACCCTGGCCCTCGGCCTGTACTACGTGGTGTTCACGCTGACGGGGGCAGGCGGATGA
- a CDS encoding SulP family inorganic anion transporter, whose amino-acid sequence MTAIPTPPSRFDRAQYRREWFANPRQDVLAGIVVALALIPEAIAFSIIAGVDPQVGLYASFIIALVTAFIGGRPGMISAATGAMALLMVGLVRDHGLAYLFAATVLTGLFQIVFGWAKLARYLKFVPRSVMTGFVNALAILIFLAQLPQFIGANWQMYAMVAAGLAIIYLLPRVFKAIPSALVAIVALTAVSVVTGADVKTVGDMGALPTALPPFTLPQVPFTLETLAIIVPVALTLSIVGLLESLLTAQLIDERTDTTSDKNTEARGQGIANVITGFFGGMAGCAMIGQSMINVTNGGRGRLSTFVAGLGLLILILVLQPLLVQIPMAALVAVMIVVSVGTFDWSSLRTLTVFPKGETTVMLATVGVTVLTHDLSLGVLVGVVLSALMFARKVSQLSQVSHEDGPDGTRTYRVRGQLFFVSTHDFLHQFEFGHPAPRVVIDLHGAHFWDGSAVGALDKVMLRFMRQGVTPELIGLNEASATLIDRLAVYGTPGAVARGSGH is encoded by the coding sequence ATGACTGCCATTCCCACCCCACCGTCCCGTTTTGACCGTGCCCAGTACCGCCGAGAATGGTTCGCCAATCCCCGCCAGGACGTCCTGGCGGGGATCGTGGTGGCGCTGGCACTGATCCCCGAGGCCATCGCGTTCTCCATCATCGCGGGCGTCGACCCGCAGGTCGGCCTGTACGCGTCGTTCATCATCGCCCTCGTGACCGCCTTCATCGGTGGGCGACCCGGCATGATCAGCGCCGCGACCGGCGCCATGGCGCTGCTGATGGTCGGACTGGTCAGAGACCACGGCCTGGCCTACCTGTTCGCCGCCACCGTGCTGACCGGGCTGTTCCAGATCGTCTTCGGCTGGGCGAAGCTGGCCCGCTACCTCAAGTTCGTGCCCCGCAGCGTGATGACCGGCTTCGTCAACGCCCTGGCCATCCTGATCTTCCTGGCCCAGCTCCCGCAGTTCATCGGGGCAAATTGGCAGATGTACGCCATGGTCGCGGCCGGCCTCGCCATCATCTACCTGCTGCCCCGCGTCTTCAAGGCCATTCCCAGCGCCCTGGTCGCCATCGTCGCCCTGACGGCCGTGTCCGTGGTCACCGGCGCCGACGTGAAGACCGTCGGGGACATGGGGGCGCTTCCCACGGCCCTGCCGCCCTTCACGCTGCCGCAGGTGCCCTTCACGCTGGAGACCCTGGCGATCATCGTCCCGGTGGCCCTCACGCTGTCCATCGTCGGCCTGCTCGAAAGCCTGCTCACCGCGCAGCTGATCGACGAGCGCACCGACACCACCAGCGACAAGAACACCGAGGCCCGGGGCCAGGGCATCGCCAACGTCATCACCGGCTTCTTCGGCGGGATGGCCGGCTGCGCCATGATCGGGCAGAGCATGATCAACGTCACCAACGGCGGGCGGGGGCGGCTGTCGACCTTCGTGGCCGGCCTGGGCCTGCTGATCCTGATCCTGGTGCTGCAACCGCTGCTGGTGCAGATTCCGATGGCGGCGCTGGTCGCGGTCATGATCGTCGTGAGCGTGGGCACCTTCGACTGGAGCAGCCTGCGGACGCTGACCGTATTCCCGAAGGGCGAGACCACCGTGATGCTGGCGACGGTGGGCGTCACGGTGCTGACCCACGACCTGAGCCTCGGGGTGCTGGTCGGCGTGGTGCTGAGCGCCCTGATGTTCGCGCGCAAGGTCTCCCAGCTCTCGCAGGTGAGTCATGAGGACGGCCCCGATGGCACCCGCACGTACCGGGTGCGGGGTCAGCTGTTCTTCGTCAGCACGCACGACTTCCTGCACCAGTTCGAGTTCGGGCATCCCGCCCCGCGGGTGGTCATCGACCTGCACGGCGCGCATTTCTGGGACGGCTCGGCGGTCGGGGCGCTGGACAAGGTGATGCTGAGGTTCATGCGGCAGGGCGTCACCCCGGAGCTCATCGGCCTGAACGAGGCCTCGGCCACCCTGATCGACCGGCTGGCGGTCTACGGCACACCCGGCGCGGTCGCCCGAGGCTCCGGACACTGA
- a CDS encoding GTP-binding protein: MIHPIKIVVSGAVGAGKTTLIQTLSETEVISTDVVASEDIGKDNTTIAFDFGTVQLGDDLLLLFGTPGQERFDFMWDVLCQGAMGLLLLVSGTRPGDFRHSRHILEFIRTRYPLPYLLGVTHQDRPGAWAPEDVAEYFDTPPGRVIGLDATDPAACRRAVSDLLTILATPAMADVPPVPALYPVQPPEAL; this comes from the coding sequence GTGATTCATCCCATCAAGATCGTCGTCAGCGGCGCTGTCGGCGCCGGCAAGACCACCCTGATCCAGACCCTGTCCGAGACGGAGGTCATCTCGACCGACGTCGTGGCCAGCGAGGACATCGGCAAGGACAACACCACCATCGCCTTCGATTTCGGCACCGTGCAGCTCGGTGATGACCTGCTGCTGCTGTTCGGCACGCCCGGCCAGGAGCGCTTCGACTTCATGTGGGACGTGCTGTGCCAGGGCGCCATGGGCCTGCTGCTGCTGGTCTCGGGCACGCGGCCCGGCGACTTCCGCCACTCGCGGCACATCCTTGAGTTCATCCGCACCCGCTACCCGCTGCCCTACCTGCTGGGCGTCACCCACCAGGACCGGCCCGGCGCGTGGGCCCCCGAGGACGTCGCCGAGTACTTCGACACCCCGCCGGGCCGCGTGATCGGTCTGGACGCCACGGATCCCGCCGCGTGCCGGCGAGCCGTCTCCGATCTGCTGACCATCCTGGCCACGCCGGCCATGGCCGACGTGCCGCCCGTCCCCGCCCTCTACCCTGTCCAGCCTCCGGAGGCTTTATGA
- a CDS encoding roadblock/LC7 domain-containing protein, translated as MSKQEQTQSILNTLRSSMPEIRGALIATADGLAISRSFSDSTDFQRVAAMAATALGLGKRIAETLGAGEFTETSVSGKDGNVYIYATGPKGVLAVITQPDANLGLLHLEARDAARTIAGIL; from the coding sequence ATGAGCAAGCAAGAACAGACCCAGTCCATCCTGAACACCCTGCGCAGCTCCATGCCCGAGATCCGCGGCGCCCTGATCGCCACCGCCGACGGTCTGGCGATCTCGCGCTCCTTCTCGGACAGCACCGACTTCCAGCGTGTGGCCGCCATGGCCGCGACCGCCCTCGGCCTGGGCAAGCGCATCGCCGAGACCCTGGGGGCCGGCGAGTTCACCGAAACCAGCGTGAGCGGCAAGGACGGCAACGTGTACATCTACGCCACCGGCCCCAAGGGCGTGCTGGCCGTGATCACGCAGCCGGACGCCAACCTGGGCCTGCTGCACCTCGAGGCGCGCGACGCGGCCCGCACCATCGCCGGCATTCTCTGA